In Helianthus annuus cultivar XRQ/B chromosome 9, HanXRQr2.0-SUNRISE, whole genome shotgun sequence, the following are encoded in one genomic region:
- the LOC110876972 gene encoding uncharacterized protein LOC110876972: protein MNFLSLNLRGLGGEEKARWIKRLKVKFGISFAAFQESKCGSLDDKVIARLWASKDFGVEWVDSSGLSGGLVSVWDKKLFDFSSATKDRNFLIVNGKIKGSGLQINIANIYAPQDVQGKKILWDRLLGLIDASTGLWILLGDFNAVLIPEERLNTRFNSSCAGNFNSFIFNARLMEYVMKDRKLTRWVDNGRKCSKIDRFLVCPGFFGLWPNACFRALSRLFSDHSPIVLVTKESNFCPKPFRVFNSWIGWPGFDLPVREAAHSFVGFGPADLCLLKKFEWIRSRVKEWRDDMIKKEEE from the coding sequence ATGAATTTCTTATCCCTTAATTTGAGAGGGTTGGGTGGGGAAGAGAAAGCGAGATGGATTAAAAGGTTAAAGGTTAAATTCGGGATTTCTTTTGCGGCCTTCCAAGAATCAAAGTGTGGTTCTTTGGATGATAAGGTTATCGCTAGACTCTGGGCTAGTAAGGATTTTGGGGTGGAATGGGTGGATTCGAGTGGCTTGTCGGGTGGGTTGGTTAGTGTTTGGGACAAAAAGTTGTTCGATTTCAGTAGCGCTACCAAGGACAGAAATTTTCTGATCGTTAATGGTAAGATTAAAGGGAGTGGTCTTCAAATCAACATCGCCAATATATACGCTCCACAGGACGTTCAAGGTAAAAAGATTCTTTGGGATCGTCTTTTGGGTTTGATCGACGCCTCCACGGGTCTGTGGATTCTTCTTGGGGACTTTAACGCGGTCCTGATCCCAGAGGAAAGACTCAACACTCGTTTCAATTCTTCATGTGCCGGTAACTttaattctttcatttttaaTGCCCGGTTAATGGAGTACGTGATGAAAGACAGGAAACTTACTAGATGGGTAGATAATGGTAGGAAATGTAGCAAAATTGACCGTTTCCTTGTTTGCCCCGGTTTTTTTGGTTTGTGGCCGAACGCATGCTTTAGAGCCTTGTCGAGACTTTTTTCAGATCACAGTCCTATTGTTTTGGTCACTAAGGAGTCTAATTTTTGCCCGAAGCCTTTTAGAGTGTTCAACTCTTGGATCGGTTGGCCGGGGTTTGATCTGCCGGTTAGAGAAGCGGCCCATTCTTTCGTAGGTTTCGGGCCTGCAGATCTGTGTTTGTTGAAGAAATTTGAGTGGATCAGATCTCGTGTGAAGGAATGGAGGGACGATATGATAAAGAAGGAAGAGGAGTGA